CTCTCGAGAAAATGGCGGCGGCGCAGAAAAACGGCGGATTCTGGAATGACCGAGGTGTCGAACGGAATTCTATTGTCGTCCAGGCTCACCTGGATCATGCAGTCGTCGTCGAACTTCATGCCGCAGGTGCTGGTGTTGCCGTTGCGCCACCAGTGGATGTACTTCTGGGCGTAGAACTTGCGCCCCAGCGCCTGAATGCGCTGCACTGTCTTTTGCGACACGGGGTGCAGGGCCAGGTCGCAACGTTGTCCTGATATTTTTAATGTAAGGTCCATTGGTGTTCCTCCTCGACAAAGGGACTCGGGAGTGCCAGCTCGTTTTCTGAACGAGGGGCGGCTGGTTCCCGGGTTAGGCGACAAAGGCAGCCTGAGTTGTACCGCGCCGTTTTCAGCTTGCGGCCGGAACGTCGCCGTCGGTATCGTTTATGACCAGGGTCTCGTTTATTATCACGCTCACCTGGGCCAGTTGGGCCACGCTGGCCTTGGCCATGGCCTGGCGGTAGGAGCCGAGCTCCACGTACTGCAGGGCCTGCTTGGGACAGGCTTCCACGCACGCGCAGACTTCCTTGCCGGTATCGGCCCGCCATGCCTGGCACATGTCGCACTTCTTGGCCGAACCGCTGTTGGTCCTGCCGGTGAAGGCTGTCTCGCCCTCAACGCCGACCTCGATGGCACCGAAGGGACAGGCCATCACGCACATCTTGCAGCCGACGCACAGGGTTTCGCTCACGCTCACCAGCCCGTCGAGTTGTTGGATGGCGCCGAATGGGCAGGCGTGGGCGCAGGGGGCGTCTTCGCAGTGGCGGCATTGAATGGGGTAGCGAACGTTATCCACCTTCACCACTTTGATGCGGGAAATGGTGGGCAGGCCGCGCTTCTTGGCCTCCTTGAAGGGGAGGTTGATGTGAGCGCTCACGCAGGCGATTTCGCACTTCTTGCAACCGATGCACTTCTCAGGATTGGCGAGAACAATCGGATTTTCATACGCACTGGGCATGATCGTAACTCCGAGTTGGTTGTTCGACTTCAATGCTTTTAACGTAGAGCTCGCGACCGGTTGCGAGCGTCACAGACGATTTCTGGCAGCTCGGGCAGCGCAGGAACCGCCCGTCCTTCAAGGCTGGTTCGCCGCACATGTCGCAATTGCCTGTTGCTGCGATTTTCTCGATCACCAGCTTGGCTCCGTCAGCCACGGTGCCCAGGGCGATCATTTCGAAGCAGGCCTCCAGGGTGGAGTGTTCCACCCCGCAGTATTCCCCGATGCACAAGTCCACCCTGCGAACAGCTCCGGTATGCGCTTCGCGGGCTTTGTCCCGCACGATGCCGATAATGCTCATGGCGAGGGAAGATTCGTGCATGGTGATTGCCTCGAGTACCTTCGTCGTTGCGTACAACGTGAAGGCACTCAACCATTCCTCGCGGCTTCTGACTGTCAGCAAGGCGACAAAAGTTAAAAAAATCACAAAAAAGAAAGCCGCCCCTGGGGCGGCTTTCAGCGGGATTGAGTTCAAAAAAGATGCTTAGCGTTCAGTACAAGAGATGCACGGGTCGATGCTGTTGACGATAAGCGGTATGTCCGCCACCTGGCATCCGGCCATCATCACCTGCAGGGCCTCCCAGTTCATGTAGGTGGGCACCCGCCACTTCAGGCGCTGGGGGGTGTCCGAACCGTCGGAACGCAGATAATAGATCAGTTCGCCGCGCGGCGCCTCGGTGCGGGCAACGGATTCTCCGGCAGGTACGGCCACGAAGCCTTCGGACTTCACGGGACCCTCGGGCATCTGGTCCAGGCACTGCTCGACGATGCTTATTGACTCAACCGCTTCGCGGAGCCTGAGAAGCGCTCTGGAGTGGACGTCTCCAGCCGTGTCCGACTGCACCTCGAAGCGCAGTTCGTCGTAGGCGGCGTAGGGAGCCTTGCGGCGCAGATCGTAGGCCACGCCTGAAGCCCGGGCCACCGGACCCACAACGGCGTGGAGCTTAGCCTCCTGCTCGGAAAGCAGGCCAATGCCCCGGGTGCGGGTGCGGATCAGCGGGTCGCGCTCGAACACTCCGTAGAGTTCGGCCAGTTGGGGCTTCAAGGCTTCAAGCTGGCCGCGCAGGAACCGGGCGATGTCCGCGTCTATGTCCGTGCGCGTGCCGCCGATGGTGCACTGGCCCAGGTTCATGCGGTTTCCGTACACGCCTTCCTTGGCGTCCTGCATGAGTTCGCGGACTTCCATGGCATGCATGAACAGGGAGTCGAATCCCGTTAGATGAGCCATGATGCCCACGTTGAACAGATGGGAGGCGATGCGTTTTACCTCGTCGGCAATCACGCGCAGGTACTGGGCGCGCATGGGCACTTCGATCCCGGCCAGGTTCTCAACGGCCATGCAGAAGGTGGCCGGGTGGCTGTTGGAACACAGCGAGCAGACACGCTCGGTGAGAGTGATGTTTTGGAAGTAGTTGCGGTGCATGGCCAGGGCTTCCATGCCACGGTGGACATGGCCCGCGGCGAGCTCCACGCCTTGAACCGTTTCGCCCTCGACCTTGATGTCGAAGTACATGGGCTCTTCCAGGGCCACATGCAGCGGGCCGATCGGCAGGGTATATGTCTCGGACATCAGTTTTTCGCTCCCTTGGTCCACTCGGGCATCTGTTTGCCGGCGAAGACCTTTTCCCAGAGGGTGCTGGTGGAGGCGCCGTTCATCATGGTGGAGAGCGGCACCATCCTGTCCAGGATGTCGCCGTCGAGTGTCGCGTCGATGAACAGGCGTTTGGGGTTGGGGTGGCCTTCCACCTGGATGCCGTAGAGTTCCGTGAATTCGCGCTCGTTCCAATCCGCGTTCTTGAACCACGGAGTGATGGAAGGAACCATGGGCGGTTCGTTGTCCACACAGGTGGTAACGGTGAGCACCACGCCGTCCAGGTCGAAGTGGTAGGCGATCTCGCGGCCCTCGATGCGGGCGAATTTGTCGTTGCGATAGGCGGTGACGGTCATGAGCCGCGCTCCGGCCGATGCCAAGAGCGGGGCCAAGCGGGCCAGACTCTGCGGTTCGCAGAGCTTGACCCAGCCGAACGCGTTTTTATTGGAATCGGACGACCAGTAGACCGATCCGGCCCCCAGGATCTTGCCCACGGCATTGTCCAGGGCCTGTTTGGCAAGTTCGTTCATTGCTTCTCCCTAAACTGAGACAAGTTGGTGTCGCTGGCGTGCTTGACCAGGCTTTCGCGCTTGCACTTGGGGCAGAGCAGGAACTGGTCGGGCGCGCGCCCACCAAGCTTCTCGACGATGACGTTCGGCCTGGGCTGGATGCGGGCCCCGCACTGGGCGCACTCGCCGAAGGGCACGAAGCTATCCTCGCTGAAGGTATATTTGTCCTCGCCCAGGTGGGAGAGGTGCCAGTTGTCGCTCATGGTAAGAGCCCCGGTGGGGCAATAGTGGGCGCACATGCCGCAATACACGCAGGAGTTGTGCCACAGCATGAACTGCATGCCGGACCCGTCCTCTGCGGCGCGCAGCTGAATGGCCCCGGCCGCGCACACGTGCCGGCAGATGCCGCACAGGATGCACTTCTCGGAATCGTGGACAGCTGCACCACGGAACCGCGCCGGGGTCTTGGCCGGAGCGAAGGGGAAGGGGTCGGTGGAGGGCCCCTGCAGCAGGTTGCGAACCATGATTTTTAGAAACGGCAGCATGTGTCTTCCTCCAATCTTTTCCGCCACACGTCCAAGGCCTTGACCACGCCTTCGATGATGGCCTGGGGCCTGGGCGGACAGCCGGGAACGATGACGTCCAGCGGGATGTACTGGTCCACGGGCTCCTCCAGGGAGTACCCTTCGCGGAAACAGCCTCCGGAGGCGGGGCAAGCCCCCACGCCGATGGTGACCTTGGGATGGGGGATCTCGTTGAAGACGCGCAACACCTTCTCGCGCACCCGCAGGTTCAGCGGCCCGGAAATCAGCACCAGGTCGGCATGCCTGGGGCTGCCGCAGTATTTGCACCCGATGCGCTCCACGTCGTAGCGCGGAATGAGTGCCGTGGTGGCCATCTCAACGTCGCATCCGTTGCAGGACCCGGCGTTGAGCCTGTAAATCCAGGGGGATCGCGGAACAAGCTTCTGAATCAGTTTGAGCATTGTGTCCTCATTAGCGAAGGATGGTGGCCAACCCGAGGCTCACGAGGGCCATGGGCGTGGTGTACTTGAAGAAGAAGGCGAAGCCCTGGTCCAGGCGCAGGCGTCCGGTGGCGGCCCTGAAGCAGGTGACGGAGACCAGGAGCAGGACCAGGCATTTGAACACGTGCCAGGCCAGGTTCACCAGGACGCTGCCGCCCAGAGGATTGGGCCACAGAAGGGCCACGGCCAGTTCCAGCACCACCACCAGCTTCACGGCGCTCATGAGGTGGAAGGTGGCCAGAAGCGGTCCCGAGTATTCGAGCAGGGGGCCTTCGATGACTTCCGGCTCGGCCTCGGGGATGTCGAACAGGCCGCTGCCCATGGTTCCGGGGATGAAGATGATGAGCGCCAGGGCGGCGGGGATCATCACCGGGTCCAAGAGCATGGGGCCATGCAGGAACTGGTAGGCCATGATGGCGTCCAACGAGAAGAGCGATCCTCCGGCGCCGCCCACCCGCACGGCCACGGCCAGGAAGGTGGCGATGAGCGGCATCTCGTAGGCGAACATGAGGGCCATTTCCCGCGAGAAGCCCAGGGCGCCGTACGGCGAGCTGGACGAGCAACCGGCCAGCATGAGGGCCATGGCCGGTATGGGCAGCAGGTAGAGAAGCACCAGGATGTCGCCAAGGCCCGTGACCCCGGACCAGACCCCGCCCACGGGCATGATCGCGGCCGTTACAAGCACTCCGGCCAGGCCGAGCACGGGGGCCATGCGGAAAGCCAGTTCGTTGGCCGTCTTGGGAATGAGCGTCTCCTTGATGGAGAGCTTCAGGATGTCGAGCAAGGGCTGAATGAGCGTTGGGCCGACGCGGCGCTGCAGACGGGCCAGAACCTTGCGGTCCACGCCCTTCAAGAAGAGCCCCAGGGCCAGGGCAAAGGCGCCGCCCGGGAAGATAAGAACCGCGAAGGTCGCTTCCAGAATATTAGACATGACGTCCTCCAAGGCGCTTGAGCGAGAAGTGGCCCTTGGACATGCGGGCCAGAAGCTTGAGCGGCGCGGCGTAGAGGTCGCCCGCCCCCACATGGGTGAAGCGGGGATCCACGCTGGTCTCTCCGCAGGTGTGGATGGCCGTGCGGCGCACCGTGCGGGTGAGGCGCGAAACCCCCATCCAGATGCCGCCCACGGTCAAAATGATCATGAAGCTCAGAAGCGTCATGTCGAGGGCTCCGTACCCGGAAACAATCCCGGAGAGCCCCACCTGGGGCGCCACGATGCCGAGGCTCTGCTCTATTCCAGCCAAGGGAATAAGCGCCAAGCCCGGGAAGATGCCCGTTACGAGGCACAGGCAGGAGAGAACCACGATGGGAACGCGCATGACGGGGCCCACTTCGGCGGCTTTTTCAGCTGCGGGCGAGAGTTGTCCGAAGAAGGCCCCGTGCATGAACTTGAGGAAGTATGCCAGGGTGATCACGCTTGAGAGAATGGCCACTATGGCCAGTATCAGCTCGCCCTGCTCGATAAGGGCGTAGTAGATGATGAGCTTGGAGTTGAACCCGTTGAACGGGGGCATGCCCGCAGCCGAGAACAGGGCGGCGCAGAAGCACAGCATGGTCACGGGCATCTTCTTGCCCAATCCGCCCAGCTCTTCCAGGTTGTGGGCATGGGTGGCGAACATCAGCGCCCCGGCGCAGAGGAAGGCAAGGTTTTTGAAGAGCATGTGGTTGAAAAGGTGCAGGAGGCCGCCGGTGACGCCAAGCGAAGTGCCCAGGCACACGCCCAGCACGATGTACCCCAGCTGGCTTACCGTGGAGTAGATGAGCATCTCCTTGATGCCGGTCTGCACCAATGCCTGAATGCCGGCGTACAGGATGGTGATGCCGCCGATCCAGGCGCCCACGTACATGGCCGCCTCAAGAGCCTGGGCGGATTCGCCGCTCACACCCTGGGCCCACACGAAGCGGGCCAGCACCAGGCCAAACGGCGCGCTTTTTAAGAGCATGGCAGAGATGTAGCCGCTCACGGGCGTGGGGGCCGTGGCCGGGTGCATCTGCCAGTCGA
The DNA window shown above is from Desulfovibrio sp. and carries:
- a CDS encoding 4Fe-4S dicluster domain-containing protein, whose protein sequence is MPSAYENPIVLANPEKCIGCKKCEIACVSAHINLPFKEAKKRGLPTISRIKVVKVDNVRYPIQCRHCEDAPCAHACPFGAIQQLDGLVSVSETLCVGCKMCVMACPFGAIEVGVEGETAFTGRTNSGSAKKCDMCQAWRADTGKEVCACVEACPKQALQYVELGSYRQAMAKASVAQLAQVSVIINETLVINDTDGDVPAAS
- the hypA gene encoding hydrogenase maturation nickel metallochaperone HypA, which produces MHESSLAMSIIGIVRDKAREAHTGAVRRVDLCIGEYCGVEHSTLEACFEMIALGTVADGAKLVIEKIAATGNCDMCGEPALKDGRFLRCPSCQKSSVTLATGRELYVKSIEVEQPTRSYDHAQCV
- a CDS encoding nickel-dependent hydrogenase large subunit; translated protein: MSETYTLPIGPLHVALEEPMYFDIKVEGETVQGVELAAGHVHRGMEALAMHRNYFQNITLTERVCSLCSNSHPATFCMAVENLAGIEVPMRAQYLRVIADEVKRIASHLFNVGIMAHLTGFDSLFMHAMEVRELMQDAKEGVYGNRMNLGQCTIGGTRTDIDADIARFLRGQLEALKPQLAELYGVFERDPLIRTRTRGIGLLSEQEAKLHAVVGPVARASGVAYDLRRKAPYAAYDELRFEVQSDTAGDVHSRALLRLREAVESISIVEQCLDQMPEGPVKSEGFVAVPAGESVARTEAPRGELIYYLRSDGSDTPQRLKWRVPTYMNWEALQVMMAGCQVADIPLIVNSIDPCISCTER
- a CDS encoding NADH-quinone oxidoreductase subunit C, which gives rise to MNELAKQALDNAVGKILGAGSVYWSSDSNKNAFGWVKLCEPQSLARLAPLLASAGARLMTVTAYRNDKFARIEGREIAYHFDLDGVVLTVTTCVDNEPPMVPSITPWFKNADWNEREFTELYGIQVEGHPNPKRLFIDATLDGDILDRMVPLSTMMNGASTSTLWEKVFAGKQMPEWTKGAKN
- a CDS encoding 4Fe-4S binding protein is translated as MLPFLKIMVRNLLQGPSTDPFPFAPAKTPARFRGAAVHDSEKCILCGICRHVCAAGAIQLRAAEDGSGMQFMLWHNSCVYCGMCAHYCPTGALTMSDNWHLSHLGEDKYTFSEDSFVPFGECAQCGARIQPRPNVIVEKLGGRAPDQFLLCPKCKRESLVKHASDTNLSQFREKQ
- the nuoB gene encoding NADH-quinone oxidoreductase subunit NuoB; translation: MLKLIQKLVPRSPWIYRLNAGSCNGCDVEMATTALIPRYDVERIGCKYCGSPRHADLVLISGPLNLRVREKVLRVFNEIPHPKVTIGVGACPASGGCFREGYSLEEPVDQYIPLDVIVPGCPPRPQAIIEGVVKALDVWRKRLEEDTCCRF
- a CDS encoding NADH-quinone oxidoreductase subunit H; amino-acid sequence: MSNILEATFAVLIFPGGAFALALGLFLKGVDRKVLARLQRRVGPTLIQPLLDILKLSIKETLIPKTANELAFRMAPVLGLAGVLVTAAIMPVGGVWSGVTGLGDILVLLYLLPIPAMALMLAGCSSSSPYGALGFSREMALMFAYEMPLIATFLAVAVRVGGAGGSLFSLDAIMAYQFLHGPMLLDPVMIPAALALIIFIPGTMGSGLFDIPEAEPEVIEGPLLEYSGPLLATFHLMSAVKLVVVLELAVALLWPNPLGGSVLVNLAWHVFKCLVLLLVSVTCFRAATGRLRLDQGFAFFFKYTTPMALVSLGLATILR